TACCATGGGTGAGCTATATAAGAGGAACCATAACACTGTTTTGGATTCATTGCCTTGCTCAGGGACACTTCAGCAGGATATACACTTGCAAtgaaccttaaccttaaccatcTGTGTAGCGAGTATAGAAGGAGAACCGTCTCTCTGTACTCACTGCACCACACTGCTGGCAAATCCAGATTCGCAATCATTGGTTTACCACGGGGTGTGACATTATCctctgttacagtaaattaCACTGGAGCAGAAGCAcgattttaaaaacatttaatatctcCAATAGTGAACTATTGCTGGCCTCATTTCATGTCAGCCACGAGGATTCACTGAaccataaaaataatgtaataacagGGTTCATTTAAATTTTAACCAGATAATCTTTAGACAAAACCATGGGATGAGTGAACAGTCCTCAAATTGAGACTTtcagaaaaagtagaaaaaaggtTTAGGAGATTTACTTGAGCCCCTCAGTAAATGCTAAGTGCCAGTGCATTTCAGATAAGTGTCCTGCCTCGAGGCAGAAAAGAGGGGATTTATGGTTCTTCCAAATGCTGTATTATTAATAAAGGTATCAGGTCCTatttatacttaaaaaaacccaaagagatTTCATAGATTTTGACCATTCTTTATTTTGGTCGTTTGTAAAATCAGGATAAGAGTAAGCAAAGTCTTAAGGAGAAGTGAAAAGAGTGAAAGCTCTGGCAGAACAAAGAGTCTCCCACAGCACAGTGTATCCTCGTGTGCAAGCCTGTTCCCTGTGGGTTGAGAATTTGCTCATGCAATTAAGACTCCCTCAGAGGCACAGTGATCTTTGACCTTGACTGCTTGTGAATGGTGACCTTTAGGAATGTCTTGAGGTCCAAGGATCAGTAAATGTGGATTGGTGTCTAAGCTCTGGATGTATGTAAGACAAATGAGGGAGTGCAGTGTGTTGTTTCTATAGTTATTGTGGCTAGACTAATCCCTGAAAAGATATGTGAAAGACCCAGATGACCCAAAGCGCACATAATGCCAGAAAGCCCCGGAGAGTTTTTCCATGATTCTTTACTTGGTCTTGCTTGATTATTTGATAGACATCCAGTAAAAACCTGTCACTATTATCAGCTCAATAAACAACATGAGAGAGCAGTTTGAGCCTGCCTCCTCACACATGCAGGGCCAATGCTGCAGCTTTCTCAGTACGGCGCACAATATAGTTATTGTGTCCTCAGAACACTAGCACACACATGCCGATTGACTTTTGTCGCTCTTTGTTCTTGGGACAGACAGAGACTTGTTTCATCAGGAAAAAATAACAGAGTGATTCAGAGATCCTTTTTGAGTCAGCTGGGCAGTTGCTGTTGTTTTACAATGGATTAGTTTCGTATAAAAGGCCAactgtttttataatttatcttttctttttaatcccTCCGTCTCTACGTTTCATTCTCACAGTTTCATTAACTCCATCCTCCcaacacacatccacaaacacaGAACATTCACCTTTGACCTGTTGTAATAGCTGCTCATGGCCTAACACTCTTGCCACCCAGCTCCAGATGTTATTGACACACCCCCAGGAATCCTGTAGATAGaaatgtacacagacacacagtcagacactcgcacacacacacagttctacAAAGCTGTGACAATTCATCTCTCTGCAGGCTATCTCGTAAATTCACTTACACTCACATTTACCCCCAGTTgagcttcaaacacacacatgaatcaGGATTATGTTAGTACCATGTCATGTCAAATAGCAGATGAGTATCATTTTGGACTCTTAACTTACAAATTGTATAGAAAGCGGCAGGAAATTGTGTAGCATTACAAGTACCAAAGTACCTTGTGGTTTGTTTCTCTTTAGTTGATTCTGAAGTCACATATTTCTGTATTGGAGATTCTGCAAGAAAGCCAACATCTCAAAACAAACACTCATTTTAGTTTGAACTCGCTTAGTTTGTTCAACAGTGGAGTTGTATCTCACTGGTATCATGGAAACACGTTATGAGTTGTTTAGTTGCCACAGTGACCTGCAGTTTGAGTGACTAAAGGGTGCGGTAGGACAGGTTTTCGcctgcaaaatgtcaaaaaccCTGTTGCAGTGAAAAGCACTGACTACTTTTCTTTGCACATTCAGGAGCCATCTATATATGAGGCAAACACTATGAATGAAGGTTATTGTGCTGCTAAGTACCTTCCTGTTTTACATGTGTACTGTAAAGGCCACTGGGAAAGGAAAAAAGTGAACAAGTGCATGTGTCACAGCGGAGGAGAATTCATTTTTGTTGGTGCATTGTAGAGATGCTTCCGACAGCAGGGACGCTTGTTATGGTTGACACAAAGTATGTGCATAAACATTtggctgtgcatgtgtgcatgtctttgtgtgtaccTTGTGCACAATAAAAGACTGAACACATGGCATACCCTGCTGTCCACACGCTCATTCTTGGATCTGAAAGATTTGGATGAGCCTTTACTTTTGGGCATACAGAAATCAAACCAGTACTTATTTAGTACAGAAAATCTAACATGTGTTTTGATGACACTTATTACATATGTGTCTGTCATGTCTTTGTCACCCACATTTCTCAGTAGCTGACCTGTGTGCTTGTCGTTATGTCCACAGGGCATTATTCACATATGATGGGATCACCAACAAGCTCAAACTGGCTGACTCAGGAGGTAAGACAAACTGTCATATGTGTTACGTTTGTTAGAAATCCAAACTAAGCCCCAAAAACAATGAGGCTTGTCATTGCCTGAAAGGAATTCCCATGTCCTCTTGCGTTAAGAGAAAATTCTAACACTCTTAAAATGTGTGATTGAAACCCtccatcatttttgtttttcctttgttcCATCCAACTTCTCCTTATTTCTGTCTCCTTTCTTACAGCGGGTGGTGTGGCAGAGTTGGCAGGGAAGTTTCACATCTCCAAGCCTCAATACGGACTGTGCAAAGTGGCAAGTGTGGAGACAGGGGGCCCTCGGATTGCTATGATCAGCTGGGTGAGTGGCAGACAGGCTCATGGGGCTTAGCTCATGTAAGCTTATCAtgttaaagaaacacacataccagcacaaatgacaaaaacacacataagcaGCAAAGTCATTTAGAAGTTCCAAGACATTGGGTTTAATGCCAAGTGGTCACATACAGAAACAATATTTGCACAATCTGTACATTCTATGCGCTAATCTGTAAAATACTCTGGAGAAAATCGTAAACTTCTTGACTTATTCACATTCTATGTTACTGTTTTGACAAAGGCTTATTTGGCATCAGAAATGTAGGAAAATTCTTTGAGAATGTTATTTTGTCATTGTAGTACAAAACTTTTGGAATCACAGGGCATGTCTGATAATTGTCAGACAGTTGTGGGAcactgaaattatgtttttctttacatggAGTTTTAATTAACAGGCAGGTtgagaaaaaatacacatgGATTTATATAACCttagttttataaataaacaaaacatgccGCATAGTTCTATGGGGATAAGCTGTAAATTGTACCTCACAATGACTTCAAATTTgagcttttatgtttttagtgAGTTATCTATCCAAATGGTGAAACACATCAATCCTATTGTTCCTAAGCttgcttcctcctctttttttagtCCCCTCCGAGAGAGGTATGATATGAATGTAAGTGTCTAcatcctgtgtttgtctgcaggttGGTCAAAATGTGGAAGACTTCCGAAGGACAGAATGTGCTAGTCACATTCCAGCCATCAAAAACTTCTTCAAGGTGCAGTACATCACAATGTGCTTTCTATTTGTTTGGTTTCCCAATTCAACTGTGCATTAGAGATGACATAATTCTAACTGTGATATTTTAAGCATGGAGGAGGGGCGGTAGCAGTGCAGTAGATTAAAATACCTGTCTCTTTGTTCTCCAAAATCTCTGCTATCGTGAAAAAGTTCTGTGCACAACAACTCTATATTTACTCACAGCAGTttactttgtattgttttgagAGTTTCCTGTCCTCAGTCCACTTCCTGTTGTATTGGAGTTTTGGTCATGGGTTTGGCGATGCGATTGGTCTCTCTTCCAGGGGGAAACACAAACTCAACTGGTAATAGGATAGACAGGAAGTAGAGGGAATGGAAAAGAGAGCTCTTCTTTGGTTTTATGATTCAGGTGTGTAGACAGTATATGAGCAACTCTGTCCATCATCATGTTAGCTCCGGATtcttctctccatctgtgtccctcaaactgtgtttattttgcgTTTTAGTCTAACTAGGAGAGGTTCAACTGACCCCTAGGTTTACTAGTTTCCATATAAAGGCATCACCCAGTCAACTGCAGAAGCATCTGTGgaatgtttgttgttatttgtctcctttttttttacacagtgaATGCCGAGACCGGGATTTTGCGAGCCACTGTCTGAAAGGGCCtaacctctctgtgtgtgtttgtgtgtgtgtgagcacccTTGGTCCTGTGTACATATGCATGTGGGATTTCAAAATTGTAGGGAAATGATCACATGGTCAATATGGCGAGGAGTGAAGAAAATTGTCTTTTCTTCTGAGAATTGTGGGAGAATTGTGACCCCTAAccttagcacacacacacacacacacacacacacacacacacacacaacacacacacacacacacacacacgcacacacacacacacacacacacacacacacctatgcaTTAACTGTTAACCTTTGTGAAGACAATGCAATCGACTTGGGGTCACTACTGTCACTACTAACACATGTCTATGTGAGCACaacaagaaagagaagagaaactaTTTTTGATCAAGATAAAGCTGTGGTTTGCTTAAActgtcaaattaaaaataatttaagttaAATTTACACAGCAGTTCAAACTTGGATTTATTGGTTATCGCTGGTTCAGACTTTAAGAGTACATACTGTATCACCTTGCACAATGGACATCATAGCCAAGCATATTGATGGCATTTGCAGAAAGATCCTGTCCTAAAGACTGTGTTAATGATACATACTGTAACTGTGCTTCCTGTCTTCTTTCCACACAACTTCGCCAGCAGATGTGACGCTTTTCACGCTCTGCTTAGATTATTCACAGTTCCCATCGCATACCTTGTTCATGAGCCAAACAGATCTTCGTAAACTTGCTTCATATTGCAAAAAGTAATGTTAACGTCATGggaagcttttaaaaaaaccacAGCAGTCTGCGTCATACCTCTGTCTGGGAAATTATCAGGGGGTTGGTGTGTGATAAATTCCTCAGAATTATTACTCAAACAGCTCTAGAAATATTTCACCAAAACCTGGCAAAAATTAGCATTACAAGAATGGACACATATAccagtgtttgtatttgtggagATCTCAGAaattctgtgtctgtgtcttgtCCATTAAAAATTGATGttcattaatcaattatttatcatGATGTTAAACGTGGGGttcatctttttaatttatttttacaatgaGTAAATGAAAAGCAAACTTTTTCTGCTGATGCAAAGACATGGCTTTACATAATGCATTCATAAAAACTCCTAAGCTAGTGTTTTAAAGTAATTTCTTACGTTTTGATTCTTATGTGATCTAAAACAATATGTGACTATGATTATTCTACATTGTTTCAGTGGATAATGGCACTAGTTGTTTTtaagggaaaataaatgaaaatagagGGGTCATAAGATATTTGCTGATATTAACTAGGTCACcaaggcaaggcaaggcaaggcaaCACATACTCTACCAAGCCAAACGCtcaactaaatacatttacctTGCGATAACGGGGAAACAAAACTAGTGAGATATCCAACATAGAGAAATTGAGTGATGATAATAACTAAGGGCTCAATGAGCTTGTTTTCTTAGAGTTTTGGCTTTCATTGCTTTGGGTGCAGTTAGTCAGAGTTTCCCTTGGCACTTTGTTAGTTTGTATTCcttattttcttctatttttttcacGTCACCTTTCTAGCTTGCTATTCAGCATGTCCCAGCTGGCAGTGAGGGGGTTTTGTTAAGGCGagtctgcagcagcagatttGGGTATGTTACATACTGTACTGAAGTGTGGCGTTAAGTTATGAaaactataaatacaaataaataggTAGCAGATGTTTCCATTGTTCTACATTTACACAGAAGTAATAGCAGTATAAAGTTCAATCCgaggtgtatgtgtgtttgatttgataCAAAAAGATAGATATTAGAGTAACTGATGTACAGTAATCAGATATGAAAAAGGTCTTTAAAAATGGAGTAGTTGAATCTTTTCGTTTAATTTTATAACATGCATCTTTagttaaacaaatgtaatagGAATAAGTATATTTGGCCGCATGAGAGCCTGGCACAATGCCAAATTACTTTTAAGGTGGAGCAAGAGGTTTCGATTGCAACAAAGAACAGTCATTCTATTGTAAAAATGGAATAGAAAAACATCTTCGGGTCAAGGCACTAAACCCTGAGGCACTATTCATCATTCACGTCAGTCATCTCGCCCTGACACACACTTGAGAACAAAGGATTAGCTTTCATGATAGGTCTCTATTACTCCTTCtgtcttatttaaaaagagGAGCCCTCTGAGGAACATTATACGCTATTAATGTAAAAACGGTAATGTTTTAGCTAACGGCGTAACAAAATCTAAATTCAGAATTCTACATGCAAATAATAAAGCTTATCATAAGTGACCCATCAGTCATCTGAGTCAGACTTCAACTGGGGACCGATACAGTATTTCCACATCCACCTTCTGTCTCCCGCAGTCTCAACATCTCCTGAGTAGGAGGCAGACTGTATGAAGCAGTTCATGAGCAGACAGCGTGTGCAGAGTTGAGCACAATTATATCGAGCTGGTAACTCTCAAAATGTCACATCACCTTGGGCTCCTTTTCCTCACAGAGAGGTTATGCTATTATACCCATAGTTGGTTTTCATCGCCATGGTCATCAAATCCTGAAAAAGATAGTTGGTTCGCATGCAACAACCACTTGGATGTTATCCTAATAAGATTTTCCTTTGAAAATATTTGGAGCATTTATAGGGGTAATTATGACACATTTCCCTAATTAGAGCAGTTTACTATACAAGCGGTACTATGAGCTTggatagaaagagaaaatgttaaagCGAGCAGATTGGCACTTGTGAGGTCATTACATTTACAGCAAAACAGATGTTATGGGgttgaaataaagtgaaaagaaaCTGGCAAAGATTAAAGAGGGGAAGGTAAAAGACGGAGGAGGGTAGAGGAGGGCTTTTTTTAATCTCTAACACttatgatttacattttaaacacgatggggaaaaaaggaatCCTAGGCCTTTAGCACCAAATGCTGCTGATTGACTCCCAGCCATATCATGTTATGAAAAAAGGTGTGACAAGATTTGTGTATGGTATACAGGGAAGAACATATAGACAGCTTTTTTCTCCTGGGAGCAAACTGTTCTGTTATCTGTTTGATGCAAATTTGTCAATCTGTTAGAGTCACCTGCACActgctgtctttctttttttgtgcatgtttaaTGATATCCATTTGCCCTGCGTTTATACAAACAGTGATACCATCGATAACCCTGGCAGTTGTGGTACCTCCTGTACTTGTTAAACTACGGTACATGAGGATGCCAGGTTGCTGTCAGTAATAGGCAAACATTTTTACGAATGGGAGCATTTTGCTGTAGATTTTGGTTCTGTCTGTTTCCATGATTTTCCCAGCATCCCTGGCAGCACTGTGGGCTGCTTgtctggtctgtgtgtgtgcagttggcAGTGACAGCTAGAGTGATATGGTTTATACACTGTACTGACATGTATTATAGGGCACATTGAATGCTCTGTTCAGTGTCAGTGTCAGTGTTGTCACTCAGATAAAGCTGTGGTTTCCTGTTGGAGGCTGACAGACCTGGCCCAGCATCAACAAGCCTGGTCTTAAGCCTGGAAATTATTCTGAGGTCCTGGCCACATACAAATGCCTGTATACATGCATGATTTCAGCTCATGTTTAACACCTATCCATCCCATGGAAATAGCAGCAGTGGAACACTATGTTTGGTTCTGTGGTTTTTGAATATGATCTTTCAATAGTCTTTTTTCATATCTCTAAATCTCCCTTAAGCTTGACTTCCAGGTATTGAGCAACTGTTCCATGTCTAGTGAGggcctctttctttttttgactttttgcaaaaacacatgCTTTCACACCCTCTTGTCTCACTTTCCGTATCACCTCCcctattttgtatttttccccaTCCTTCCCTCTGCCATCTATAACCATCCAAACCAAAGCATTCCTGTCCTCACGCTAAAGCCAGGAAGGATTTTCACTCTCTCACAATCCTGACAACTGAATCAGTTGCACAACTGTTTGGCTCCAACTTTGCATAACTCCAAGTCGAACCAATAGAAAACCACCAGAGGGTTTgcatatacgtgtgtgtgtgtgtgtgtgtgtgtgtgtgtgtgtatggatttCTAGCCGTTGTGTGAGCCTCAATACAGTATGTAAGGGTGGATTAAATTCAAATGAGTCTTTCTCTACTTGCCATCTCTTTTTCATTCCCTTCCCTCCGTGTTTCAGGAAGCACATGCATTCATTAGTGCAGAGAAAGTAGAGGACGTGACAGAGGAGAAGATAAGAGCGGAGCTCAGCAAGGCCCAGGCCCAGACTCCTCCACAGTGGGTGAGAAGGAGCTCCAGGGCTGCGGACAAGGAGGAATTAGTGGTGAGTGTACTGCAATACCTCATCTACCCatcagatggagacagagactTTCATATACAGATGTGACACAACTTAAGGTAGAAACTTCCCTCCTCAGTCACTTCAGcgttttacttttacttctaGTATGTTTATGCAGTCATGGCCATTAAAATAAGGAAAACAAATTGAAAGGTTTTAATTATAGAGATACAATATAATACAGTGACACCAAAAATGGCTCTGTACACATTATTGGAAAATGGACCAATTTGTGGCTCTTCGTTCAATACTCCTTTGTTTGTCTTATAGGGTACGAACTACAGAAAAACGAATGCTGCAATGGAGATGAGACGAATAAACAGAGACTCCTTCTGGGCACGTGCAGAGGTTTGACAAATAACCTTATCTCTATTTAGTCACATTTGATTTGCTTAAATATAGTTCAGACCGATGTTTACTGCAATGTACATTTGTAAAGCTATTAAAGAGAGCTATTATATAtcttttaaagttaaataaatatataatattttctcCCATTGTTTCCCgttgtgtgtgtcagcgtgaagaggaagagaggaaagaggaggagaggaggcgtgCAACAGAGGAAAGACGCCGCCttgaaagagaaagagtttCAAAGGAGCGGAGGGAtgcagaagagagagacaggaagatgAATGAGAAGCTACAGATGATTGAGGAGCAGCGGTAGGAACAATGTGCTTTTCCATAGTGCCCTCCAGTGGCTGTATTTTGTATAGATTTGAAGAACAGTGAAGAAGTGCACTgagcaaaaatataaatgtattatatttttatatttttgataaacTTGTATCAAGCTGAAGTTGAAATGAAAGGGCTAAGACCTTTGCATTGCAAACAAAAGGTTCATTCACTCAAATTTTGTGCATAAATTTGTTAGAATCGGTCTTGGCGAACACATGAACCTTTGCCAAGATAATCCATCCAGGTGTGCCATATCAAGATGCTGATTGAACAGCATCAGGTGTGCCTTGTGCTGGTCACAATAAAAGGCCAACATATATTAGAATTTCACATGACTAGGGCTACATAAATGTCAGTATCTGCTGTGACCACCATTTGACTCATGCAGGGCGGCCTGCAGAATGTTGGCCCACTCCTTTTCAATGGCTGTGCGAAGTTGGTGGCTTACAGCAACAGTGCTTGTGGCCATTCCTTTAGTCAGCATGCTAATGGCAGATTCCTTCAAAACTTCTGTGGCACTGTTGTGTGTAATAGAACTGCACATTTGAGAGTGACCTTTTATTGTGACCAGCTCAACGCACACCTGTGTAATAACCATGCTGTTTAATCAGCATCTTGAAATGCCACACCtgtcagataagataagataagataagataagataagataagataatcctttattagtcccgcagcggggaaatttacaggatttacagcagcatagggtatagtgcgaacaagagacatagtaaaaatattataactattataagGTGGATGGATTATTTTGGCAAAGGACAAGTGCTTGCTAACATGGATTTTAACAAATTTGTGCAAACAATTTGAGGGAActaagtttgtttgtgtgcatagaCAAAGTCTTCGATCGTTTATATCAACTCATTAAAAAttggagcaaaaacaaaattgccTTTTATATGTACGTTTAGTAGTAGTTTCACATAATCTGTAAATACACTGCATTTCGGATAATGATTTTTGGAAACAGTAACATGGCACTGTCATATTTGTTTTCCTGTCTCGCAGAAGAAAACAGGCTGAGCAAGAAGAAAAGCTGTGCAGAAAGGAGAAATTTAAATGGGTGAGTGAAAAGATGCTTATTTTAAAGATGGGTTGTTTTTTAACGATGCAAAGTGGTCAGTTTTTGTTGTGTCAAAAAGCCATGTAAGACCCGGATTGACATTAGGTCTGAGAGGTCTgattgtaataatgtaatgtttttatttatttatttattactgacCCTTTGATCCATGTACTGTAATTGATGTGATCCATGTACTGTAATTGATGTGATCCATGTACTGTAATTGATGTGATCCATGTAATGTAATTGATGTGATCCATGTAATGGCCACTGTTTGCCACAATATTTGCTGATATGCATTGACTAATTAATTTACAGCTACATGAACAAACAGTGGACTGATTTATATGTACATAGTAAGTGGACTATGTACCCACTGCTGATCTTTCtgtttgaaattaaatatttaggGGCTATAGAActgataacatttttatttatatttatttaagatatttattatgtcattttaaaccttaagataaaacaaattaacaCGTCAATGATTCCTTGTCACATACTCTGAATGGTTGCTGTGCATATAAATTGCATGAACTAGCAAGACATGACAACCTTCATGGCACTTTGACATATAATGATATAGTATACTGAATGCACAAACATTCCTGGATTGTGGCTGCCATGTTCAAACTGTGCAACACGATATATGATACGTTTTAGAATTTTACATCAGACGTTATTGTAAAAGAcagacgaaaaaaaaaatgttgtttctgacATGGGTTGTATATGAGACCGTGGTTTGGAGGAGGCGTTCCCCTCTAGGTATGCAAAGTTACCTCCAGCCTTTATTCAAGGCTGTCTCTAAACTTGGTTGATTGCAGACTGCTTAGATTATATTACATTGTATACactatatactttatatttgtgaGAGGTGAGAGTAAGGGTGATTATACTTGGTAGTAGTGAGGGGGTTTGCAGATGCCTAAGAGAAAATCTAAGAAAGTACTCCTAATGTATTGCTTTGTGCCAACACTTACTGTATCATTAATTAGGGCTCAATGTCAAAACACTCAAGTTTAACTCGTCTCAAGTGCTTTGTCATCTACTTTTTCAAACAGTCCTATTCAAAATGaagagattaaaaacatttaaatgtgtgcgTGAATATGTAAATACGATGGCTGCTGTGTTTCTGCACTGACAGgatcagcagcagagggagcatGTGGAAGATATGAGGGCTCGTCTTAGAAGGAGTGAGTCCATAGAGAAAGCAGCAGTAAGTAAATCTTAGACTACTGCAGAATAAACCAATACAGCTGACATTAcctgattttgttttgaaaaaatgctTTGTCTAAGACCTGAATGGCCAACACGTTTGTCATTAGAAACTGTCTCCATCTGTTTAATCATTTCAATTTCTTGCCTGTACTTTACATTACTTGACCTGTAGGAGGCAGCAGCATTAGTGTCCCAGCGCTCCATGAACCCGAGGGAGTTCTTCAGGCagttgtcatcatcatcatcacaaagTCCCACCAGCCCTGGATCCTCCCGCTCTGGTATGTGCATTGTATTTGAGCTTGAACAGAGGTGGTATCACATGTGTTCCCAGGTCCATACTGGCTTATTGAAACAAGGATCATAACTGGATGCAGTGCGTGCAGCTTTCGGATATACAATGTGTATTATTTCAGTTGGTAAGCTACTCacaaacagttttctttttctctccaggcAAACCCTTCAGACGATACCAGCGCAGCCTGACAGACACAGCCTTCATCTTCTCGAAAACAGAAGAGAGCACGTCATCCTCCCCTTACAGCTCACCCCTGGTCTCCCCCTTCTCCCGTGCTCCTAATTCCCCCATCTACCGTTCCACGTCTCCCCCAAAAAGTCCTGATTTCCGCCCTGTCACCTCTCCACAAAGGCCCAGAGCCCCAATGTCACCGCCCACATCACCCCTTCGCCCTGCCGCTCCAGTCTCAGACCTGCCCAGCTTTCCACAAACTTACAACCGAGTTCAGGCTGTTGTTGAGCCCAAACCCCAATCAGCCACAGAACCTTCTGCCCCTCCTGCCTCCCCTAGTCTCTTGGGATCGTTGTCCCCCAGTTTAGTAAAAATCAAACCCTCTCAGTCACATACAGATGACCTGCCACCGTCACCCCCAAATACCGCAACCAAGCAAGATCACTCACCTATCTGCTTTGAGCCAGGTGTAGCTCCACAGGCTCCAACAGCTCTTCTTCCAGAGAGACCAGAGCCAAACACAGGTAGGGTGGACACAAAGAATTACATTGGGATCTGATtatacattgtattttttttttcaggtgtgTGGTAAAGGTGTAACAACAAAATCAGGGTGATGGTGCAATGTGAAGAAGAGCCTATTACTTTGCCAGAAACATTAATCGTTTGACATTAAGTAGTGGTTGTTAAAATTGTATTACTGGCTAAAGTGACTTGGATGCTTTTGCCAAAACCTTCTCCACATATCCAGTAAAGCAGGCCAGGGCCTATGAATGGGTGGCCTGTTGAAATGGCAGAGCTCAGAATATTTTTACAGTCCAGTCACAATTAAATATTCCTAAAGTAACCACATATACTTTAATAATGCCAAGCTGAACTGTAATGTGCTCCCAGAAAACCCATTTTTAAAAATTCTTTATAGTTCAGTTTTTATATCACACGCATACTCTAGCTATGTGGGCTCTT
This sequence is a window from Anoplopoma fimbria isolate UVic2021 breed Golden Eagle Sablefish chromosome 13, Afim_UVic_2022, whole genome shotgun sequence. Protein-coding genes within it:
- the si:dkey-40c11.2 gene encoding drebrin-like protein A, whose translation is MSSPTVNLDTYSLSLLTAKEDILNPRSSTNWALFTYDGITNKLKLADSGAGGVAELAGKFHISKPQYGLCKVASVETGGPRIAMISWVGQNVEDFRRTECASHIPAIKNFFKEAHAFISAEKVEDVTEEKIRAELSKAQAQTPPQWVRRSSRAADKEELVGTNYRKTNAAMEMRRINRDSFWARAEREEEERKEEERRRATEERRRLERERVSKERRDAEERDRKMNEKLQMIEEQRRKQAEQEEKLCRKEKFKWDQQQREHVEDMRARLRRSESIEKAAEAAALVSQRSMNPREFFRQLSSSSSQSPTSPGSSRSGKPFRRYQRSLTDTAFIFSKTEESTSSSPYSSPLVSPFSRAPNSPIYRSTSPPKSPDFRPVTSPQRPRAPMSPPTSPLRPAAPVSDLPSFPQTYNRVQAVVEPKPQSATEPSAPPASPSLLGSLSPSLVKIKPSQSHTDDLPPSPPNTATKQDHSPICFEPGVAPQAPTALLPERPEPNTDLNTATLVHTELDSDTGYRVQAVLVEEDEEEDVEENEEDKVKTQPQPCAVTTEPVQTEAEEQEHEEEEKNEEEEDKEEEEEGLKQEAEHAPLEDPVEVVQEEEEAKEDGEENDQSEASQTPAEPAELSKEEEESAVNDDEPICQIIKHETVVASTNGITNGDQNQNGIERSLSPSDTELSSPELTGSYDLHSTAEEDDVNEDKEQMITGNGQEVIAEQQMCVRALYDYQAEDESEISFEPGDIIKDVETVDKAWWRGWSKDGRQGLFPANYVETI